One window of the bacterium genome contains the following:
- a CDS encoding outer membrane lipoprotein-sorting protein, with translation MRRIIFLIFFLIFLVITSKTYALSPKEMLEKIDEIRAPAKTFSFDLKITYKREGEKDIEQRLEVRIKEADKSLVKFTAPPENKGKLFLMIGNNMWIYIPGTREPIRISPQQRLLGQVSNGDVARVVYSLDYEAKLLEEEKLKGTPWVKLELNAKTLQATYSKIILWAEAETLKPQKAEFYAVSGKLLKIAFYKGYTKVLDRERPLILEIYDQVRQGEHTIIEYNQMKVVDTPAAFFQKTYLKHIR, from the coding sequence ATGCGAAGAATAATCTTTTTGATATTTTTTTTGATATTTCTGGTAATAACTTCTAAAACCTATGCCCTTAGTCCCAAGGAAATGTTAGAAAAAATTGACGAAATAAGGGCTCCGGCTAAAACTTTTAGCTTTGATCTTAAAATTACCTACAAAAGAGAAGGAGAAAAAGACATTGAACAAAGGCTTGAGGTTAGAATTAAGGAGGCCGATAAAAGCTTAGTAAAATTTACTGCTCCACCTGAAAATAAGGGCAAACTTTTTCTTATGATCGGTAATAATATGTGGATATACATTCCTGGAACAAGAGAGCCAATTAGGATTTCGCCTCAACAACGATTATTAGGTCAGGTTTCAAATGGCGATGTGGCCCGAGTAGTTTATTCTCTTGACTATGAGGCAAAATTATTAGAAGAAGAAAAGCTTAAAGGGACACCATGGGTCAAACTTGAATTAAATGCCAAAACTCTTCAGGCAACTTATAGTAAGATTATTCTTTGGGCTGAAGCTGAAACTCTTAAACCGCAAAAAGCCGAGTTTTATGCTGTTTCAGGGAAATTATTAAAAATTGCCTTCTATAAGGGCTATACTAAAGTGTTAGATCGGGAACGGCCCTTAATCCTTGAAATCTATGATCAAGTACGCCAAGGAGAGCACACGATTATAGAATATAACCAGATGAAAGTAGTTGATACGCCGGCTGCTTTTTTCCAGAAGACTTATCTAAAACATATCAGATAA